The Mycolicibacterium hassiacum DSM 44199 genome includes a window with the following:
- a CDS encoding enoyl-CoA hydratase/isomerase family protein, translating to MSEYDTIEFEVRGRTACVTLNRPEVLNAINDEMIAELNEVYAEIERSPDIWTVIITGAGRALCVGADVNKAADHDMENAPGIDNQGEPVLSSLRQWDAPQEATPPWLQMTKPIICAVNGIAAGAGLDLITTADITIASDRASLMDPHVSIGVTSGREGVRLARILPLPVAMRLVLMGKHERLDAQRAYDLGIFTELVEHDKLMDRAWEVADVVNSNAPLAVRGSRMAIRKGLTLPIYEAELLAENYRMKVALTKDAIEGPRAFLEKRKPNWQCR from the coding sequence GTGAGCGAGTACGACACCATCGAGTTCGAGGTCCGTGGCCGCACCGCATGTGTGACCCTGAACCGGCCCGAGGTGCTCAACGCGATCAACGACGAGATGATCGCCGAGCTGAACGAGGTCTACGCCGAGATCGAACGCTCACCGGACATCTGGACGGTCATCATCACCGGTGCCGGCCGCGCCCTGTGCGTGGGGGCGGACGTGAACAAGGCCGCCGACCACGACATGGAGAACGCACCCGGCATCGACAACCAGGGCGAGCCGGTGCTGAGCTCGCTGCGGCAGTGGGACGCACCGCAGGAGGCCACGCCGCCGTGGCTGCAGATGACCAAACCGATCATCTGCGCGGTCAACGGCATCGCGGCCGGGGCCGGGCTGGACCTGATCACCACCGCGGACATCACGATCGCCTCCGACCGGGCGTCGCTGATGGACCCGCACGTCAGCATCGGCGTGACCTCGGGGCGGGAAGGGGTGCGGCTGGCCCGCATCCTGCCGCTGCCGGTCGCGATGCGGTTGGTGCTGATGGGCAAGCACGAACGGCTCGACGCGCAACGCGCTTACGACCTCGGCATCTTCACCGAGCTCGTCGAGCACGACAAGCTGATGGACCGGGCCTGGGAGGTCGCCGACGTCGTCAACTCGAACGCCCCGCTGGCGGTGCGTGGTTCGCGCATGGCGATCCGCAAGGGCCTGACGCTGCCCATCTACGAGGCCGAACTGCTCGCCGAGAACTACCGGATGAAGGTGGCGCTGACCAAGGACGCCATCGAGGGTCCCCGGGCATTCCTGGAGAAGCGCAAGCCGAACTGGCAGTGCCGCTAG
- a CDS encoding amidohydrolase family protein, protein MTEHRFQIWDADNHLYETTDAYTRYLPKEYRGAIQWIQVDGLTKLMIKGRLTDTIPNPTYEVVASPGAWADYFRGINPEGKSLRELANPIRCPDEFRNAEQRLRLLDAQGIHACVMFPTTGGMLEERMTDDIELTHAVAHAYNQWLLEEWGFDYAGRIFATPIITLPDVDKAIDELNWCVENGARAVLVNPRPVATVTGRTTSMGQPYFDPFWKRVEQLGIPVLMHACDSGYDRYSRDWEGKSAEYTPFKPDAFRTIVYEDARSILDTCAALVAHGVFTRHPGVRVGVIENGGSWVPRLLDLFERVYKKMPGEFAEHPVEQFKRHIWVNPFHEEDLAGLIDLIGADRVLFGSDFPHPEGLAEPAKLTPEIAALPEPTIEAVMGRNLRDLLTAVPNGR, encoded by the coding sequence GTGACCGAGCACAGGTTCCAGATCTGGGACGCCGACAACCACCTCTACGAGACCACCGACGCGTACACGCGGTATCTGCCGAAGGAGTACCGCGGCGCGATCCAGTGGATTCAGGTCGACGGCCTGACCAAGCTGATGATCAAGGGCAGGCTCACCGACACCATCCCGAATCCCACCTACGAGGTGGTGGCCTCGCCGGGGGCGTGGGCCGACTACTTCCGCGGGATCAACCCCGAGGGCAAGAGCCTGCGCGAGTTGGCCAACCCGATCCGCTGTCCCGACGAGTTCCGCAACGCCGAACAGCGTTTGCGCCTGCTCGACGCCCAGGGCATTCACGCCTGTGTGATGTTCCCGACCACCGGCGGCATGCTCGAGGAACGCATGACCGACGACATCGAGCTGACCCACGCGGTCGCGCACGCCTACAACCAGTGGCTACTCGAGGAGTGGGGCTTCGACTACGCCGGACGGATCTTCGCGACCCCGATCATCACGCTTCCCGACGTGGACAAGGCCATCGACGAACTGAACTGGTGCGTGGAGAACGGGGCCCGTGCGGTGCTGGTCAACCCGCGGCCGGTCGCCACCGTCACCGGCCGGACCACGTCGATGGGCCAGCCCTACTTCGACCCGTTCTGGAAGCGGGTGGAGCAGTTGGGCATACCGGTGCTGATGCACGCTTGCGACTCGGGCTACGACCGCTACAGCCGCGACTGGGAGGGCAAGTCCGCCGAGTACACCCCGTTCAAACCGGACGCGTTCCGCACCATCGTCTACGAGGACGCCCGCTCCATCCTCGACACCTGCGCCGCGCTGGTCGCGCACGGCGTGTTCACCCGCCACCCCGGGGTGCGGGTCGGGGTGATCGAGAACGGCGGTTCCTGGGTGCCGCGGCTGCTCGACCTGTTCGAGCGGGTCTACAAGAAGATGCCCGGCGAGTTCGCCGAACACCCGGTGGAGCAGTTCAAACGACACATCTGGGTCAACCCGTTCCACGAGGAGGACCTGGCCGGGCTGATCGACCTCATCGGCGCCGACCGGGTGCTGTTCGGCTCGGACTTCCCGCACCCGGAGGGGCTGGCCGAACCGGCGAAGCTCACCCCGGAGATCGCCGCGCTGCCCGAACCGACCATCGAAGCGGTGATGGGCAGGAACCTGCGGGACCTGCTGACGGCGGTGCCCAATGGCCGGTGA
- a CDS encoding hydroxyacid dehydrogenase produces MASRRRPRLVFERWTDPVAGEILGGGEIELVRLDLTAPPAEGWAALQSAHGYQVATRTDVAKVVDGTQWLADRNLVQRCDQLLAVCSAGAGYDVIDVAACTEAGIAVCNNSGPGAEAVAEHALGLMLDLAKKITVADRVLRRGALGDRLALRGSQLQHKTLGVVGLGAIGSRLVQLCAPFDMEVLAFDPYVDEETAKARGVQLVSLDELLQRADFVQLTCPLTAETEGLIGRAEFAAMKPTAFFITTARGPVHDEAALYDALVSGRIAGAGLDVFHDEPPRADNPLLSLDNVVATPHTAGITVEAARDIAVATAAQWQTIFAGRVPPRLLNPEVWPRYRERFERILGFAPEPLDGRPDRPSPENTTSRKTAEKEAFTR; encoded by the coding sequence ATGGCGTCACGACGGCGTCCGCGGCTGGTGTTCGAGCGGTGGACCGACCCGGTCGCGGGGGAGATTCTGGGCGGCGGTGAGATCGAGCTGGTGCGGCTTGATCTCACCGCCCCGCCCGCCGAGGGGTGGGCGGCGCTGCAGTCGGCGCACGGTTACCAGGTGGCGACCCGCACCGATGTCGCCAAGGTTGTCGACGGGACCCAGTGGCTGGCGGATCGCAACCTGGTGCAGCGCTGTGATCAGCTGCTCGCGGTGTGCTCGGCCGGCGCCGGCTACGACGTCATCGACGTGGCGGCGTGCACCGAGGCGGGAATCGCGGTGTGCAACAACTCCGGTCCGGGTGCGGAGGCGGTGGCCGAGCACGCGCTGGGCCTGATGCTGGACCTGGCCAAGAAGATCACCGTCGCCGACCGGGTGCTGCGCCGGGGCGCGCTGGGCGATCGGCTGGCGCTGCGCGGCAGCCAGTTGCAGCACAAGACGCTGGGCGTGGTGGGACTCGGCGCGATCGGCAGCCGGCTGGTGCAGTTGTGCGCACCGTTCGACATGGAGGTGCTGGCCTTCGACCCGTACGTCGATGAGGAAACCGCGAAAGCTCGTGGAGTACAACTTGTTTCCCTCGATGAGCTGCTGCAGCGGGCCGATTTCGTGCAACTGACCTGTCCACTGACCGCCGAGACCGAGGGCTTGATCGGGCGTGCGGAGTTCGCCGCGATGAAGCCGACCGCGTTCTTCATCACCACCGCCCGGGGGCCGGTGCACGACGAGGCCGCGCTCTACGACGCGCTGGTATCCGGCCGGATCGCCGGCGCGGGGCTGGATGTGTTCCACGACGAGCCGCCCCGTGCCGACAACCCGCTGCTGAGCCTGGACAACGTCGTCGCGACCCCGCACACCGCGGGGATCACCGTGGAGGCCGCGCGCGACATCGCGGTGGCCACCGCCGCTCAGTGGCAGACCATCTTCGCCGGCCGCGTGCCGCCCCGGCTGCTCAACCCCGAGGTGTGGCCCCGCTACCGCGAGCGGTTCGAGCGCATCCTCGGATTCGCTCCGGAGCCGCTCGACGGCCGGCCCGACCGCCCGAGCCCCGAGAACACCACGTCCCGGAAAACCGCAGAGAAGGAAGCATTCACCAGGTGA
- a CDS encoding enoyl-CoA hydratase, with the protein MDDYKFLKWETHDDGRIVRILLNRPEARNAQNRGMLVELDDAFMRAEQDDTVRVVILAGEGKMFSSGHDIGSAVAKAEYRPGPDQHPTMRINGGTREGAENRMLQEWHYFFQNTLRWRNLRKITIAQVHGDVFSAGLMLMWACDLIVGSEEVRFADVVGTRLGMCGMEYFGHPWEFGPRKTKELMLTGDSMDIHEAYRLGMVSKVFKREELSERTLEFARRIAQVPTMAALLIKESVNQTLDNMGFYNSLQACFSLHQLNHSHWAEVREDKVPRAGEEHGVPNWRTAPPVMPALKDKVRADA; encoded by the coding sequence ATGGACGACTACAAGTTCCTGAAGTGGGAGACCCACGATGACGGCAGGATCGTGCGGATCCTGCTCAACCGACCCGAGGCCCGCAACGCGCAGAACCGCGGCATGCTGGTCGAACTGGACGACGCGTTCATGCGGGCCGAGCAGGACGACACGGTGCGGGTGGTCATCCTCGCCGGCGAGGGCAAGATGTTCTCCTCCGGCCACGACATCGGCTCCGCGGTGGCCAAGGCGGAGTACCGGCCCGGGCCCGACCAGCATCCGACCATGCGGATCAACGGCGGCACCCGCGAGGGGGCGGAGAACCGGATGCTGCAGGAGTGGCACTACTTCTTCCAGAACACCCTGCGCTGGCGCAACCTCCGCAAGATCACCATCGCGCAGGTGCACGGCGACGTGTTCTCCGCGGGCCTGATGCTGATGTGGGCCTGCGACCTGATCGTGGGCAGCGAGGAGGTCCGGTTCGCCGACGTGGTCGGCACCCGGCTCGGCATGTGCGGCATGGAGTACTTCGGCCATCCGTGGGAGTTCGGCCCGCGCAAGACCAAGGAGCTGATGCTCACCGGCGACTCGATGGACATTCACGAGGCGTACCGGCTCGGGATGGTGAGCAAGGTGTTCAAGCGGGAGGAGCTGTCCGAACGCACGCTGGAGTTCGCCCGCCGCATCGCGCAGGTGCCGACGATGGCCGCGCTGCTGATCAAGGAGTCGGTCAACCAGACGCTGGACAACATGGGTTTCTACAACTCGCTGCAGGCGTGTTTCTCGCTGCACCAGCTCAACCACTCGCACTGGGCCGAGGTGCGCGAGGACAAGGTGCCGCGCGCCGGCGAGGAACACGGGGTGCCGAACTGGCGGACCGCGCCCCCGGTGATGCCCGCGCTCAAGGACAAGGTGCGCGCGGATGCGTGA
- a CDS encoding nitroreductase family protein, whose product MTADLWTVLRTASAVRRYRPEPVDDAVIEKCLRAATWAPSGGNQQPWRFVVVRSPQLRQVISEAARRTWQAMVEFYRLPEPDGDAADAKSRVLRAMREHTETGGDAPVCVLFCVRPQRGASDLQQGGSIFPAVQNFLLAARAQGLGAAITLWHDACEPQLRELIGIPDDWRIATLVTAGWPKGGHHPVRRKPLSEVAVVDRWDRPWDTPPRL is encoded by the coding sequence ATGACCGCCGACCTGTGGACGGTGCTGCGCACCGCCTCCGCGGTGCGCAGGTACCGGCCCGAGCCGGTCGACGACGCGGTCATCGAGAAGTGCCTGCGAGCCGCCACCTGGGCGCCGTCCGGCGGCAACCAGCAGCCTTGGCGGTTCGTTGTGGTGCGCTCACCCCAACTGCGCCAGGTGATCTCGGAGGCGGCGCGGCGGACCTGGCAGGCGATGGTCGAGTTCTACCGGCTGCCCGAACCCGACGGCGACGCCGCCGACGCGAAATCGCGGGTGCTGCGGGCCATGCGCGAGCACACCGAGACCGGCGGCGACGCCCCGGTGTGCGTGCTGTTCTGCGTCCGGCCCCAGCGCGGCGCCAGCGACCTGCAGCAGGGCGGGTCGATCTTCCCGGCGGTGCAGAACTTCCTGCTCGCCGCCCGCGCCCAGGGACTGGGGGCGGCGATCACGTTGTGGCACGACGCCTGCGAGCCGCAGTTGCGCGAGCTGATCGGCATCCCCGACGACTGGCGGATTGCCACGCTCGTCACCGCGGGCTGGCCGAAGGGCGGGCACCACCCGGTGCGCCGCAAGCCGCTGTCGGAGGTGGCCGTCGTCGACCGTTGGGACCGGCCCTGGGATACACCGCCGAGACTGTAA
- a CDS encoding PaaI family thioesterase, translated as MAVTIPDHLFGKLPFYDVVDTDDMVVVDLHNRPDLTNIRGALQGGLVATLIDIAAGRLAVKYAGHLAGAATSDMTIHFLAPIMTGPARATATLVRAGRRSIVVAVDVIDVGADRHAARATVSFAVLEPR; from the coding sequence ATGGCCGTCACCATCCCCGACCATCTGTTCGGCAAGCTGCCGTTCTACGACGTCGTCGACACCGACGACATGGTGGTCGTCGACCTGCACAACCGCCCGGATCTGACGAATATCCGCGGCGCCCTGCAGGGCGGGCTGGTGGCGACGCTGATCGACATCGCCGCCGGCCGGCTCGCGGTCAAGTACGCCGGCCACCTCGCCGGGGCGGCCACCTCCGACATGACGATCCACTTCCTGGCGCCGATCATGACCGGCCCGGCCCGCGCCACCGCCACCCTGGTGCGGGCCGGGCGCCGCTCGATCGTGGTGGCGGTCGACGTCATCGATGTGGGCGCCGACCGGCACGCCGCCCGGGCCACGGTGAGCTTCGCGGTGCTCGAACCCCGCTGA
- a CDS encoding acyl-CoA dehydrogenase family protein has protein sequence MDLSLSDEQRQLVDAFTALYARMSTSEQVRAAEPLGFDRELWRAMLDTGVLEMAVSEDDGGWGATELDLALVAEQHGRAIAPAPLIETQVAAKLLARCGSEQLGPVLGGERLVTFAPRSARDGRAGLVPAGAVADAAVVLHDDRLLLVPIAAGTRQIDNLAAMPLADIPIGPEATVLAEGPDAVELHAYALDRWLLLSALALVGIAARAVELGVDYAKRRHAFGVPIGSFQAVAHPLADSATAVDGARLLGYRAACAYAEEPDRAAELSAMAFVFAYETARDATLRSLHIHGGYGFGMEGDIQLYYRRARGWALVYAEPPLVLDRVADARYGPVAAR, from the coding sequence ATGGATTTGAGCTTGTCCGACGAGCAGCGCCAGCTCGTCGACGCGTTCACGGCGTTGTACGCCCGGATGAGCACCTCCGAACAGGTTCGGGCAGCCGAGCCGCTGGGGTTCGATCGCGAGTTGTGGCGCGCGATGCTCGACACCGGGGTGCTCGAGATGGCCGTCAGTGAGGACGACGGTGGCTGGGGGGCAACCGAACTCGATCTCGCACTGGTCGCCGAACAGCACGGCCGTGCGATCGCCCCCGCGCCGCTGATCGAAACCCAGGTTGCCGCAAAACTTCTCGCCCGGTGTGGTTCCGAGCAGCTGGGTCCGGTGCTGGGTGGGGAGCGACTTGTCACCTTCGCGCCACGGTCCGCGCGGGACGGCCGTGCCGGGCTGGTGCCGGCCGGTGCGGTCGCCGATGCGGCGGTCGTGCTGCACGACGATCGGTTGCTGCTCGTCCCGATCGCCGCGGGCACCCGCCAGATCGACAACCTCGCCGCCATGCCGCTGGCGGACATCCCGATCGGCCCGGAGGCCACGGTGCTCGCCGAAGGGCCGGACGCGGTCGAGCTGCACGCCTACGCGCTGGACCGCTGGCTGCTGCTCAGCGCCCTGGCGCTGGTGGGCATCGCCGCACGGGCGGTGGAACTCGGCGTCGACTACGCCAAACGGCGTCACGCCTTCGGCGTGCCGATCGGCAGCTTCCAGGCGGTGGCGCATCCGCTGGCCGACAGCGCGACCGCGGTCGACGGTGCCCGGCTGCTCGGCTACCGGGCGGCGTGCGCCTACGCCGAGGAACCCGACCGGGCCGCCGAGCTGTCGGCGATGGCGTTCGTGTTCGCCTACGAGACCGCGCGCGACGCGACACTGCGCAGCCTACACATCCACGGCGGTTACGGGTTCGGGATGGAGGGCGACATCCAGCTGTACTACCGGCGCGCCCGGGGGTGGGCGCTGGTGTACGCCGAGCCGCCGCTGGTGCTCGACCGGGTGGCCGACGCCCGCTACGGTCCGGTCGCGGCCCGCTGA
- a CDS encoding amidohydrolase family protein, with amino-acid sequence MSADIKIVSPDDHLVEPADLWTKRLPQRYHEAGPHIVRLKGRMDPSVTNDVAFIEDEDGREADVWHFEDQRIPIPMISAAAGYEVDELRTEPITYDDMRPGCYRPADRLADMDIAGIEASACFPNTLVRFCGQRFLYAKDKELARLCVEAYNDFQIDEWAAGSNGRLIPLGIIPLWDVELAAKEVERVAAKGMRAVCFSELPSRLDLPSIHSGYWDPFFAACERNDVGIMLHIGSSSSLTKSSPDSPHVVTSALMAVNCTIALVDWLFSAKLIQFPKLKLAFAEAQAGWIPYYLQRVDEVWHDRRGWGGVHPLLTDPPSTQVPGRVYFSTFGDPVAFRILDLVGPDQLMFETDYPHNDTNWPHSLEVANKATEGLDDETKRKVLATNARRFFGMD; translated from the coding sequence GTGAGCGCAGACATCAAGATCGTCTCCCCGGACGACCACCTGGTGGAGCCCGCCGACCTGTGGACCAAACGGCTGCCGCAGCGTTACCACGAAGCCGGACCGCACATCGTGCGCCTCAAGGGCCGGATGGATCCGTCGGTGACCAACGATGTCGCGTTCATCGAGGACGAGGACGGCCGGGAGGCCGACGTCTGGCATTTCGAGGACCAGCGCATTCCGATCCCGATGATCAGCGCGGCGGCCGGGTACGAGGTCGATGAGCTGCGAACCGAACCGATCACCTACGACGACATGCGCCCGGGCTGCTACCGACCCGCCGACCGGCTCGCCGATATGGACATCGCCGGGATCGAGGCGTCCGCTTGCTTCCCGAACACGCTGGTGCGGTTCTGCGGACAGCGGTTCCTCTACGCCAAGGACAAGGAGCTGGCCCGGCTGTGCGTCGAGGCCTACAACGACTTCCAGATCGACGAGTGGGCGGCCGGTAGCAACGGCCGGCTGATCCCGCTCGGCATCATCCCGCTGTGGGACGTCGAATTGGCCGCCAAGGAGGTCGAGCGGGTGGCGGCCAAGGGCATGCGGGCGGTGTGTTTCTCGGAACTGCCCTCACGACTGGACCTGCCCTCGATCCACAGCGGTTACTGGGACCCGTTCTTCGCGGCCTGCGAACGCAATGACGTCGGGATCATGCTGCACATCGGGTCGAGCTCGTCGCTGACCAAGTCCTCCCCCGACTCCCCGCACGTGGTCACCAGCGCGTTGATGGCGGTCAACTGCACCATCGCACTCGTCGACTGGCTGTTCTCCGCCAAGCTGATTCAGTTCCCGAAGCTCAAGCTCGCGTTCGCCGAGGCCCAGGCCGGCTGGATTCCGTACTATCTGCAGCGGGTCGACGAGGTCTGGCACGATCGCCGCGGCTGGGGCGGGGTGCATCCGCTGTTGACCGATCCACCGAGCACCCAGGTGCCGGGGCGGGTGTACTTCTCCACCTTCGGCGATCCGGTGGCGTTCCGGATCCTGGATCTGGTCGGCCCCGACCAGTTGATGTTCGAGACCGACTATCCGCACAACGACACCAACTGGCCGCACAGCCTCGAGGTGGCCAACAAGGCCACCGAGGGGCTCGACGACGAGACCAAGCGCAAGGTGCTCGCCACCAACGCCCGCAGGTTCTTCGGAATGGACTAG
- a CDS encoding acyl-CoA dehydrogenase family protein, protein MHFQLDDQTREFRAAVRAHLDEVITPEFEERIYRSGVAHDDDFARGLVAKDMFAPDGRPLHRQVLQDELMYSDAPVYLSETTRMVAAVIDKAGSPELKQKIIPKAMAAELTIALGFTEPECGSDVAAAKTRAVRCGDDWIINGSKMFTTNGHIADYVFLLARTNPDKPKHKGLTMFLVPLDAPGVEAQAVWTLSGERTNITFYSDVRVGDEYRIGGVDEGWSVLHLALEDEHASGWGPHIARLLDHAERWARETTDAAGSPRIDDPDVRRRLARVAIELEVSTLLQRRCVWMAEQGRAPIAEGPMSKLYSTEALVRAAQDINELVGPDALRSRLEPTAPEEGRFEYLMRFSLGTTIYAGTSEVQRNIIAQRGLGLPR, encoded by the coding sequence GTGCATTTTCAACTCGATGACCAGACGCGGGAGTTCCGCGCCGCCGTACGGGCCCATCTGGACGAGGTGATCACCCCCGAGTTCGAGGAGCGCATCTACCGCAGCGGCGTGGCCCACGACGACGATTTCGCGCGCGGCCTGGTCGCCAAGGACATGTTCGCCCCGGACGGCCGGCCGCTGCACCGCCAGGTGCTGCAGGACGAGTTGATGTACTCCGATGCTCCGGTCTACCTGTCCGAGACCACCCGCATGGTGGCCGCGGTGATCGACAAGGCCGGATCCCCGGAGCTCAAACAGAAGATCATCCCCAAGGCGATGGCCGCCGAGCTGACCATCGCGCTGGGGTTCACCGAGCCCGAGTGCGGATCCGACGTCGCCGCCGCCAAGACCCGGGCGGTGCGCTGCGGTGACGACTGGATCATCAACGGCTCGAAGATGTTCACCACCAACGGCCACATCGCCGACTACGTCTTCCTGCTGGCCCGCACCAACCCCGACAAACCCAAACACAAGGGCCTGACCATGTTTCTGGTGCCGCTCGACGCACCCGGGGTCGAGGCGCAGGCGGTGTGGACGCTGTCGGGTGAGCGCACCAACATCACCTTCTACAGCGACGTGCGGGTCGGCGACGAGTACCGCATCGGCGGCGTCGACGAGGGCTGGTCGGTGCTGCACCTGGCGCTGGAGGACGAACACGCCTCCGGCTGGGGTCCGCACATCGCGCGACTGCTCGACCATGCGGAGCGGTGGGCCCGCGAGACCACCGACGCGGCCGGATCGCCGCGCATCGACGACCCCGACGTGCGGCGGCGGCTGGCGCGGGTCGCGATCGAGCTCGAGGTGTCCACCCTGCTGCAGCGGCGCTGCGTGTGGATGGCCGAACAGGGCCGGGCCCCGATCGCGGAGGGCCCGATGTCCAAGCTGTACAGCACCGAGGCCCTGGTGCGCGCCGCGCAGGACATCAACGAACTGGTCGGACCCGATGCGCTGCGCAGCCGGCTCGAACCCACCGCGCCGGAGGAGGGCCGCTTCGAGTACCTGATGCGCTTCTCCCTGGGCACCACCATCTATGCGGGGACCAGCGAGGTCCAGCGCAACATCATCGCGCAGCGGGGGCTGGGACTCCCCCGCTAG
- a CDS encoding TetR/AcrR family transcriptional regulator, protein MTRDNGDAQDPAAEESSEAAPIELSAKWQERTLERRLSNARARALARSSRFLATALELVQESGRADFTVQTLIDRSNLSLRAFYQHFAGKEELLLALYENITSQFTEDIRQEVAAADGPMEQLEAFCRGFLSRAESSHKVGGRVATIYNLSLEIERPTEFAKVWEPLQKLLTRILTDCAKQGLVRTDLTPAQLTTLLNSTLTALAQIGVFNTGVRGAELTEDDMWAWCKQAVSPPAAVVKPKSAAKSGSTRSTTGRRAKKLTG, encoded by the coding sequence ATGACCCGAGACAACGGTGACGCGCAGGACCCGGCCGCCGAGGAGTCGTCGGAGGCGGCCCCGATCGAGCTCTCGGCCAAATGGCAGGAACGCACGCTGGAGCGGCGGCTGAGCAACGCCCGGGCGCGGGCGCTGGCGCGCAGCTCGCGGTTCCTGGCGACCGCGCTGGAGCTGGTGCAGGAGTCCGGCCGCGCCGACTTCACCGTGCAGACCCTCATCGACCGGTCGAACCTGAGCCTGCGCGCGTTCTACCAGCATTTCGCGGGCAAGGAAGAGCTGCTGCTGGCGCTCTACGAGAACATCACCAGCCAGTTCACCGAGGACATCCGCCAGGAGGTCGCCGCGGCCGACGGGCCGATGGAGCAGTTGGAGGCCTTCTGCCGGGGGTTCCTGTCGCGGGCCGAGTCGTCGCACAAGGTCGGGGGCCGGGTGGCGACCATCTACAACCTCAGCCTCGAGATCGAGCGTCCGACCGAGTTCGCGAAGGTGTGGGAACCGTTGCAGAAGCTGCTCACCCGGATCCTCACCGACTGCGCCAAACAGGGGCTGGTGCGCACCGACCTCACCCCGGCGCAGCTGACCACCCTGCTGAACTCGACGCTGACCGCGCTGGCGCAGATCGGGGTGTTCAACACCGGTGTCCGCGGCGCCGAGTTGACCGAGGACGACATGTGGGCCTGGTGCAAGCAGGCGGTGAGCCCGCCGGCGGCGGTGGTGAAGCCGAAATCCGCCGCCAAATCCGGCAGCACGCGGTCGACGACCGGGCGGCGTGCCAAGAAGCTGACGGGATAG
- a CDS encoding NAD(P)H-dependent amine dehydrogenase family protein, whose product MILWGPGQVGVGALRAVINHPGLELVGVVVHNPAKDGKDAGALCGMPETGVIATTDIDAALALDADVVAYFASGDYRYREAAEDIARCLRAGKNVVTTSLVPMCYPPAADPETAELIKSACEEGQTTFFNSGVDPGWANDVIALTMTGFSSRVDTITMLEILDYAPINQPEIMFDFMGFGHPPDHPAPLFDPARLAALWAPIVHLVADGIGLPLDGVDTTIEKWLATERYEVASGPIEPGTMGGMRFRLAGIVDDEPRVVLEHITRMGENAAPDWPRHPSPHGGYRVIVDGLPTYTVDIEMHGRGSNMRGLTYATVMRELNAIPAVIAAPPGVLSTLDLPLVTGPVRGGKWTGTLPPTYPR is encoded by the coding sequence GTGATCCTGTGGGGCCCGGGTCAGGTCGGCGTCGGCGCGTTGCGGGCGGTGATCAACCATCCCGGCCTGGAACTCGTCGGCGTCGTCGTGCACAACCCGGCCAAGGACGGCAAGGACGCCGGCGCGCTGTGCGGCATGCCGGAGACCGGCGTCATCGCCACCACCGACATCGACGCGGCGCTGGCGCTCGACGCCGACGTGGTGGCCTACTTCGCCTCCGGCGACTACCGCTACCGCGAGGCCGCCGAGGACATCGCCCGCTGCCTGCGGGCCGGCAAGAACGTCGTCACCACCTCGCTGGTGCCGATGTGCTACCCGCCCGCCGCCGACCCGGAGACCGCCGAACTGATCAAGTCCGCTTGCGAGGAGGGGCAGACCACCTTCTTCAACAGCGGCGTCGACCCGGGCTGGGCCAACGATGTCATCGCGCTGACCATGACCGGCTTCTCCAGCCGGGTCGACACCATCACCATGCTGGAGATCCTCGACTACGCGCCGATCAACCAGCCCGAGATCATGTTCGACTTCATGGGTTTCGGGCATCCGCCGGACCATCCGGCGCCGTTGTTCGATCCGGCCCGGCTGGCCGCGCTGTGGGCGCCGATCGTGCACCTGGTCGCCGACGGGATCGGTCTGCCGCTGGATGGGGTCGACACCACGATCGAGAAGTGGCTGGCCACCGAGCGCTACGAGGTGGCGTCCGGACCGATCGAGCCCGGCACCATGGGCGGGATGCGGTTCAGGCTGGCCGGCATCGTCGACGACGAACCGCGCGTGGTGCTCGAACACATCACCCGGATGGGCGAGAACGCCGCACCGGACTGGCCGCGGCACCCGTCGCCGCACGGCGGCTACCGGGTCATCGTCGACGGGCTGCCCACCTACACCGTCGATATCGAGATGCACGGCCGGGGCAGCAATATGCGCGGGCTGACCTACGCGACGGTGATGCGTGAGCTCAACGCGATCCCGGCGGTGATCGCCGCGCCGCCCGGGGTGTTGTCGACCCTGGATCTGCCGCTGGTGACCGGCCCGGTGCGGGGTGGGAAGTGGACCGGCACGCTGCCGCCGACCTATCCGCGATGA